The region CCTTCCCGCGGTCAGGCGCGTAAAACCATCGCCTCAAACGCGATCACCATCAACGGTGAGAAACAGGCCGACCCGGAATACACCTTTGTTGATGGCGACCGTCTGTATGGCCGCTACACCCTGCTGCGTCGCGGTAAGAAAAACTACTGCCTTGTTTGCTGGAAATAATTAACAGTTTCGAGGGGCGTGGGAAACCACGCCCCTTTTGTTTTTTCAGGGTTTGGTAAGCATAAAATGAAGAACATCCTCGCCATTCAGTCCCACGTTGTTTTTGGACATGCTGGCAACAGCGCTGCGGAATTCCCGATGCGCCGCCTCGGCGTCAACGTCTGGCCCCTTAATACCGTACAGTTCTCTAACCACACGCAATACGGCAAATGGACCGGCTGCGTAATGCCGCCTTCGCACCTCACCGAGGTTGTGCAGGGCATTGCCGATATCGACCAGCTCAAGCGCTGTGACGCCGTATTGAGCGGTTATCTTGGTTCAGCGGAGCAGGGGGAACATATCCTCGGCATCGTGCGTCAGGTAAAGGCCGCCAACCCGTCGGCAAAATACTTCTGCGACCCCGTTATGGGCCATCCGGAGAAAGGCTGTATCGTGGCGCCAGGCGTAGCAGAATTCCACGTCCGCCACGCGCTGCCCGCCAGCGATATCATTGCGCCAAACCTGGTCGAACTCGAAATTCTCTGCGAGCATCCGGTTAACAGCGTTGAAGAGGCGGTAAGCGCGTCTCGTGAGCTGATCGCTCAGGGGCCGGAAGTTGTGCTGGTAAAACACCTTGCGCGCGCAGGGCTGAGCCAGGACCGTTTTGAGATGCTTCTGGTGACGAAAGATGACGCCTGGCATATCAGCCGTCCGCTGGTGGATTTCGGCCTGCGCCAGCCGGTTGGGGTCGGGGATGTCACCAGCGGTCTGCTGCTGGTGAAATTGCTGCAGGGGGCGACGATGCGCGACGCGCTGGAGCACGTTACCGCGGCGGTGTACGAAATCATGATTGCGACGAAAGAGATGCAGGAATATGAACTGCAGGTGGTTGCGGCACAGGATCGTATCGCGAAGCCGGAGCACTATTTCAGCGCAACCCGGTTATAACCGGCCAAAAATTGTAGGCCGGGTGAGCGTCAGCGCCACCCGGCAACACAAGCCGCTCGGTTA is a window of Enterobacter cloacae complex sp. ECNIH7 DNA encoding:
- the pdxY gene encoding pyridoxal kinase PdxY, which produces MKNILAIQSHVVFGHAGNSAAEFPMRRLGVNVWPLNTVQFSNHTQYGKWTGCVMPPSHLTEVVQGIADIDQLKRCDAVLSGYLGSAEQGEHILGIVRQVKAANPSAKYFCDPVMGHPEKGCIVAPGVAEFHVRHALPASDIIAPNLVELEILCEHPVNSVEEAVSASRELIAQGPEVVLVKHLARAGLSQDRFEMLLVTKDDAWHISRPLVDFGLRQPVGVGDVTSGLLLVKLLQGATMRDALEHVTAAVYEIMIATKEMQEYELQVVAAQDRIAKPEHYFSATRL